Proteins found in one Silene latifolia isolate original U9 population unplaced genomic scaffold, ASM4854445v1 scaffold_20.1, whole genome shotgun sequence genomic segment:
- the LOC141638378 gene encoding uncharacterized protein LOC141638378 isoform X4 has protein sequence MAEEFSNKDRELVRSSASSVNGHEFISLLETEFDDFGIGLELESYIRTDNKEAFVSLLKAREYDFSWGYDHFEIRLLKLLCFRRAVGCATAFLNGDTLLRKVDLNLGLPADPLEDEVGDNPKPLELVVKMLCYGLTALFIEHGADATSGDVQFLPLNLALDSLCDHKIVKDFGAGESVYNLFSLFRLQELKEALDTIKLLASKSKKQQVTALGVSCVEEWNLVKLATLLIVAWDKLVIDDDVYSSPIAKLIVLQHDLESDLEKKEVMRSMLHVFRLVEMSRSYLDQNRTLNHTLLKLEDAYNELMEVELHGKGTDMISANLARLAAQLLRRNKEFFETVLAEKNCSSTPSTRNVKISADIHRLFLNLIRKLQPSRCRPLDRLGDKVLLETRLMKKVSSESMITKCIYFLPKTSGSYGGETCGEGTLLYRHLNHVMFLDDRYEFVKVVNGVESFDSLDCDYDLPTIVRHLMFLHDSADCAAAVLAGETDAFLSFRDLTDVGWSFLHNAAKLANPKLTALFLENGFLADDRRDCDELKIKAALPLNVALESFRDDFYIRRWMKNKSASDLVVLLCRDEFRHILETIRLLVLKTTDVYSDFLLYLKQGKMVELCALLMVAHKELLASDFMVDTLVPTSITHKDGGAGHGNSHEHNDPLEREETVLLLAIFEKIGGHLSAYIRLEQRKSQYEIDCEVAWLIVRAGISDALVSKIANAMFSRVYFADHERVSGRVYDKSLEQHCRPKERS, from the exons ATGGCTGAAGAATTTTCCAACAAG GATAGGGAATTGGTGCGTAGTAGTGCTAGTAGTGTTAATGGGCATGAATTTATCTCCTTACTAGAAACCGAATTTGATGATTTCGGAATCGGTTTAGAACTGGAAAGCTACATTCGTACTGACAATAAGGAAGCATTTGTCTCTTTACTCAAAGCCAGAGAATACGACTTTAGCTGGGGATATGACCATTTCGAGATCAGACTGTTGAAGTTGCTATGTTTTCGTCGTGCTGTTGGCTGTGCAACTGCATTTCTTAATGGAGATACTTTATTGCGGAAGGTGGATCTTAATCTTGGACTACCAGCTGATCCACTTGAAGACGAAGTTGGAGATAATCCTAAACCATTAGAGCTCGTTGTTAAAATGTTATGCTATGGGTTAACCGCCTTATTTATAGAACATGGCGCTGATGCCACTTCGGGGGATGTTCAATTCCTTCCACTTAACTTAGCACTAGATTCTTTATG CGATCATAAAATTGTCAAAGACTTTGGTGCTGGAGAATCTGTATACAACCTCTTTTCCTTATTCCGTCTACAAGAGTTG AAGGAGGCTTTGGATACAATCAAACTGCTAGCGTCAAAGTCGAAAAAACAGCAGGTTACTGCTCTAGGTGTCTCCTGTGTTGAGGAATGGAATCTTGTTAAGTTGGCTACGTTGCTAATCGTTGCTTGGGACAAGTTGGTGATTGATGACGATGTATATAGTAGCCCAATTGCCAAGTTAATTGTGTTACAACATGACCTAGAATCAGATTTGGAGAAAAAGGAAGTTATGAGATCTATGTTGCATGTCTTTAGACTTGTAGAGATGTCTCGCTCTTATCTCGACCAGAATCGTACTCTGAATCACACTCTTTTAAAGCTTGAG GATGCCTATAATGAACTTATGGAAGTGGAACTACATGGCAAGGGAACAGATATGATCTCAGCTAACTTGGCTAG GTTGGCAGCTCAGCTTTTGCGAAGGAATAAAG AATTTTTTGAGACAGTTCTTGCGGAAAAAAATTGTTCAAGCACGCCGAGTACTCGA AACGTCAAGATCTCAGCTGATATACACAG gttatttcttaatctcaTTAGGAAATTGCAACCGAGTAGGTGTAGACCACTTGACCGGCTAGGGGACAAAG TTCTACTGGAAACACGTCTTATGAAGAAAGTGAGTTCAGAATCGATGATTACTAAG TGTATTTACTTTCTCCCAAAGACAAGTGGAAGCTATGGAGGAGAGACTTGTGGAGAGGGCACTTTGTTATACCGTCATCTAAATCATGTCATGTTTCTGGATGACAGATATGAATTTGTTAAAGTTGTGAATGGAGTGGAATCCTTTGATAGCCTGGATTGTGATTATGATCTGCCAACAATTGTCAGACACCTCATGTTTTTGCATGACAGTGCTGATTGTGCTGCTGCAGTACTCGCTGGCGAGACTGATGCTTTCCTTAGTTTTAGAGACCTGACAGATGTTGGTTGGTCTTTTTTACACAATGCTGCAAAGCTTGCAAACCCTAAATTAACTGCCCTGTTTCTTGAAAATGGCTTTCTGGCTGACGACAGAAGAGATTGTGATGAATTGAAAATTAAGGCAGCATTGCCACTCAATGTTGCACTTGAAAGTTTTCG GGATGATTTTTATATCCGACGCTGGATGAAGAATAAGTCTGCCAGTGATCTTGTAGTGCTTCTCTGTCGTGACGAATTT AGGCATATATTGGAGACTATAAGATTGCTTGTACTGAAGACGACAGATGTCTACTCTGATTTTTTACTATATTTGAAACAAGGAAAGATGGTTGAGTTGTGTGCGTTGCTGATGGTAGCCCATAAAGAGCTCTTGGCATCAGACTTTATGGTGGACACTCTGGTTCCAACATCAATCACTCACAAAGATGGAGGTGCTGGGCACGGGAACTCGCATGAACATAATGATCCACTCGAGAGAGAAGAGACGGTTTTACTACTAGCTATATTTGAAAAGATAGGTGGTCATCTTTCTGCATATATTAGATTGGAGCAACGAAAG AGCCAATATGAGATAGACTGTGAGGTTGCATGGCTCATTGTCAGGGCAGGCATTTCTGATGCACTAGTTTCAAAAATTGCTAACGCTATGTTCAG CAGGGTGTACTTTGCAGATCACGAGAGGGTATCAGGAAGGGTATATGACAAGTCGCTTGAACAACATTGTCGTCCTAAG GAGCGGTCTTGA
- the LOC141638378 gene encoding uncharacterized protein LOC141638378 isoform X6: MAEEFSNKDRELVRSSASSVNGHEFISLLETEFDDFGIGLELESYIRTDNKEAFVSLLKAREYDFSWGYDHFEIRLLKLLCFRRAVGCATAFLNGDTLLRKVDLNLGLPADPLEDEVGDNPKPLELVVKMLCYGLTALFIEHGADATSGDVQFLPLNLALDSLCDHKIVKDFGAGESVYNLFSLFRLQELKEALDTIKLLASKSKKQQVTALGVSCVEEWNLVKLATLLIVAWDKLVIDDDVYSSPIAKLIVLQHDLESDLEKKEVMRSMLHVFRLVEMSRSYLDQNRTLNHTLLKLEDAYNELMEVELHGKGTDMISANLARLAAQLLRRNKEFFETVLAEKNCSSTPSTRNVKISADIHRKLQPSRCRPLDRLGDKVLLETRLMKKVSSESMITKCIYFLPKTSGSYGGETCGEGTLLYRHLNHVMFLDDRYEFVKVVNGVESFDSLDCDYDLPTIVRHLMFLHDSADCAAAVLAGETDAFLSFRDLTDVGWSFLHNAAKLANPKLTALFLENGFLADDRRDCDELKIKAALPLNVALESFRDDFYIRRWMKNKSASDLVVLLCRDEFRHILETIRLLVLKTTDVYSDFLLYLKQGKMVELCALLMVAHKELLASDFMVDTLVPTSITHKDGGAGHGNSHEHNDPLEREETVLLLAIFEKIGGHLSAYIRLEQRKSQYEIDCEVAWLIVRAGISDALVSKIANAMFSRVYFADHERVSGRVYDKSLEQHCRPKERS; this comes from the exons ATGGCTGAAGAATTTTCCAACAAG GATAGGGAATTGGTGCGTAGTAGTGCTAGTAGTGTTAATGGGCATGAATTTATCTCCTTACTAGAAACCGAATTTGATGATTTCGGAATCGGTTTAGAACTGGAAAGCTACATTCGTACTGACAATAAGGAAGCATTTGTCTCTTTACTCAAAGCCAGAGAATACGACTTTAGCTGGGGATATGACCATTTCGAGATCAGACTGTTGAAGTTGCTATGTTTTCGTCGTGCTGTTGGCTGTGCAACTGCATTTCTTAATGGAGATACTTTATTGCGGAAGGTGGATCTTAATCTTGGACTACCAGCTGATCCACTTGAAGACGAAGTTGGAGATAATCCTAAACCATTAGAGCTCGTTGTTAAAATGTTATGCTATGGGTTAACCGCCTTATTTATAGAACATGGCGCTGATGCCACTTCGGGGGATGTTCAATTCCTTCCACTTAACTTAGCACTAGATTCTTTATG CGATCATAAAATTGTCAAAGACTTTGGTGCTGGAGAATCTGTATACAACCTCTTTTCCTTATTCCGTCTACAAGAGTTG AAGGAGGCTTTGGATACAATCAAACTGCTAGCGTCAAAGTCGAAAAAACAGCAGGTTACTGCTCTAGGTGTCTCCTGTGTTGAGGAATGGAATCTTGTTAAGTTGGCTACGTTGCTAATCGTTGCTTGGGACAAGTTGGTGATTGATGACGATGTATATAGTAGCCCAATTGCCAAGTTAATTGTGTTACAACATGACCTAGAATCAGATTTGGAGAAAAAGGAAGTTATGAGATCTATGTTGCATGTCTTTAGACTTGTAGAGATGTCTCGCTCTTATCTCGACCAGAATCGTACTCTGAATCACACTCTTTTAAAGCTTGAG GATGCCTATAATGAACTTATGGAAGTGGAACTACATGGCAAGGGAACAGATATGATCTCAGCTAACTTGGCTAG GTTGGCAGCTCAGCTTTTGCGAAGGAATAAAG AATTTTTTGAGACAGTTCTTGCGGAAAAAAATTGTTCAAGCACGCCGAGTACTCGA AACGTCAAGATCTCAGCTGATATACACAG GAAATTGCAACCGAGTAGGTGTAGACCACTTGACCGGCTAGGGGACAAAG TTCTACTGGAAACACGTCTTATGAAGAAAGTGAGTTCAGAATCGATGATTACTAAG TGTATTTACTTTCTCCCAAAGACAAGTGGAAGCTATGGAGGAGAGACTTGTGGAGAGGGCACTTTGTTATACCGTCATCTAAATCATGTCATGTTTCTGGATGACAGATATGAATTTGTTAAAGTTGTGAATGGAGTGGAATCCTTTGATAGCCTGGATTGTGATTATGATCTGCCAACAATTGTCAGACACCTCATGTTTTTGCATGACAGTGCTGATTGTGCTGCTGCAGTACTCGCTGGCGAGACTGATGCTTTCCTTAGTTTTAGAGACCTGACAGATGTTGGTTGGTCTTTTTTACACAATGCTGCAAAGCTTGCAAACCCTAAATTAACTGCCCTGTTTCTTGAAAATGGCTTTCTGGCTGACGACAGAAGAGATTGTGATGAATTGAAAATTAAGGCAGCATTGCCACTCAATGTTGCACTTGAAAGTTTTCG GGATGATTTTTATATCCGACGCTGGATGAAGAATAAGTCTGCCAGTGATCTTGTAGTGCTTCTCTGTCGTGACGAATTT AGGCATATATTGGAGACTATAAGATTGCTTGTACTGAAGACGACAGATGTCTACTCTGATTTTTTACTATATTTGAAACAAGGAAAGATGGTTGAGTTGTGTGCGTTGCTGATGGTAGCCCATAAAGAGCTCTTGGCATCAGACTTTATGGTGGACACTCTGGTTCCAACATCAATCACTCACAAAGATGGAGGTGCTGGGCACGGGAACTCGCATGAACATAATGATCCACTCGAGAGAGAAGAGACGGTTTTACTACTAGCTATATTTGAAAAGATAGGTGGTCATCTTTCTGCATATATTAGATTGGAGCAACGAAAG AGCCAATATGAGATAGACTGTGAGGTTGCATGGCTCATTGTCAGGGCAGGCATTTCTGATGCACTAGTTTCAAAAATTGCTAACGCTATGTTCAG CAGGGTGTACTTTGCAGATCACGAGAGGGTATCAGGAAGGGTATATGACAAGTCGCTTGAACAACATTGTCGTCCTAAG GAGCGGTCTTGA
- the LOC141638378 gene encoding uncharacterized protein LOC141638378 isoform X5: MAEEFSNKDRELVRSSASSVNGHEFISLLETEFDDFGIGLELESYIRTDNKEAFVSLLKAREYDFSWGYDHFEIRLLKLLCFRRAVGCATAFLNGDTLLRKVDLNLGLPADPLEDEVGDNPKPLELVVKMLCYGLTALFIEHGADATSGDVQFLPLNLALDSLCDHKIVKDFGAGESVYNLFSLFRLQELKEALDTIKLLASKSKKQQVTALGVSCVEEWNLVKLATLLIVAWDKLVIDDDVYSSPIAKLIVLQHDLESDLEKKEVMRSMLHVFRLVEMSRSYLDQNRTLNHTLLKLEDAYNELMEVELHGKGTDMISANLARLAAQLLRRNKEFFETVLAEKNCSSTPSTRNVKISADIHRLFLNLIRKLQPSRCRPLDRLGDKVLLETRLMKKVSSESMITKCIYFLPKTSGSYGGETCGEGTLLYRHLNHVMFLDDRYEFVKVVNGVESFDSLDCDYDLPTIVRHLMFLHDSADCAAAVLAGETDAFLSFRDLTDVGWSFLHNAAKLANPKLTALFLENGFLADDRRDCDELKIKAALPLNVALESFRDDFYIRRWMKNKSASDLVVLLCRDEFRHILETIRLLVLKTTDVYSDFLLYLKQGKMVELCALLMVAHKELLASDFMVDTLVPTSITHKDGGAGHGNSHEHNDPLEREETVLLLAIFEKIGGHLSAYIRLEQRKSQYEIDCEVAWLIVRAGISDALVSKIANAMFRVYFADHERVSGRVYDKSLEQHCRPKERS, encoded by the exons ATGGCTGAAGAATTTTCCAACAAG GATAGGGAATTGGTGCGTAGTAGTGCTAGTAGTGTTAATGGGCATGAATTTATCTCCTTACTAGAAACCGAATTTGATGATTTCGGAATCGGTTTAGAACTGGAAAGCTACATTCGTACTGACAATAAGGAAGCATTTGTCTCTTTACTCAAAGCCAGAGAATACGACTTTAGCTGGGGATATGACCATTTCGAGATCAGACTGTTGAAGTTGCTATGTTTTCGTCGTGCTGTTGGCTGTGCAACTGCATTTCTTAATGGAGATACTTTATTGCGGAAGGTGGATCTTAATCTTGGACTACCAGCTGATCCACTTGAAGACGAAGTTGGAGATAATCCTAAACCATTAGAGCTCGTTGTTAAAATGTTATGCTATGGGTTAACCGCCTTATTTATAGAACATGGCGCTGATGCCACTTCGGGGGATGTTCAATTCCTTCCACTTAACTTAGCACTAGATTCTTTATG CGATCATAAAATTGTCAAAGACTTTGGTGCTGGAGAATCTGTATACAACCTCTTTTCCTTATTCCGTCTACAAGAGTTG AAGGAGGCTTTGGATACAATCAAACTGCTAGCGTCAAAGTCGAAAAAACAGCAGGTTACTGCTCTAGGTGTCTCCTGTGTTGAGGAATGGAATCTTGTTAAGTTGGCTACGTTGCTAATCGTTGCTTGGGACAAGTTGGTGATTGATGACGATGTATATAGTAGCCCAATTGCCAAGTTAATTGTGTTACAACATGACCTAGAATCAGATTTGGAGAAAAAGGAAGTTATGAGATCTATGTTGCATGTCTTTAGACTTGTAGAGATGTCTCGCTCTTATCTCGACCAGAATCGTACTCTGAATCACACTCTTTTAAAGCTTGAG GATGCCTATAATGAACTTATGGAAGTGGAACTACATGGCAAGGGAACAGATATGATCTCAGCTAACTTGGCTAG GTTGGCAGCTCAGCTTTTGCGAAGGAATAAAG AATTTTTTGAGACAGTTCTTGCGGAAAAAAATTGTTCAAGCACGCCGAGTACTCGA AACGTCAAGATCTCAGCTGATATACACAG gttatttcttaatctcaTTAGGAAATTGCAACCGAGTAGGTGTAGACCACTTGACCGGCTAGGGGACAAAG TTCTACTGGAAACACGTCTTATGAAGAAAGTGAGTTCAGAATCGATGATTACTAAG TGTATTTACTTTCTCCCAAAGACAAGTGGAAGCTATGGAGGAGAGACTTGTGGAGAGGGCACTTTGTTATACCGTCATCTAAATCATGTCATGTTTCTGGATGACAGATATGAATTTGTTAAAGTTGTGAATGGAGTGGAATCCTTTGATAGCCTGGATTGTGATTATGATCTGCCAACAATTGTCAGACACCTCATGTTTTTGCATGACAGTGCTGATTGTGCTGCTGCAGTACTCGCTGGCGAGACTGATGCTTTCCTTAGTTTTAGAGACCTGACAGATGTTGGTTGGTCTTTTTTACACAATGCTGCAAAGCTTGCAAACCCTAAATTAACTGCCCTGTTTCTTGAAAATGGCTTTCTGGCTGACGACAGAAGAGATTGTGATGAATTGAAAATTAAGGCAGCATTGCCACTCAATGTTGCACTTGAAAGTTTTCG GGATGATTTTTATATCCGACGCTGGATGAAGAATAAGTCTGCCAGTGATCTTGTAGTGCTTCTCTGTCGTGACGAATTT AGGCATATATTGGAGACTATAAGATTGCTTGTACTGAAGACGACAGATGTCTACTCTGATTTTTTACTATATTTGAAACAAGGAAAGATGGTTGAGTTGTGTGCGTTGCTGATGGTAGCCCATAAAGAGCTCTTGGCATCAGACTTTATGGTGGACACTCTGGTTCCAACATCAATCACTCACAAAGATGGAGGTGCTGGGCACGGGAACTCGCATGAACATAATGATCCACTCGAGAGAGAAGAGACGGTTTTACTACTAGCTATATTTGAAAAGATAGGTGGTCATCTTTCTGCATATATTAGATTGGAGCAACGAAAG AGCCAATATGAGATAGACTGTGAGGTTGCATGGCTCATTGTCAGGGCAGGCATTTCTGATGCACTAGTTTCAAAAATTGCTAACGCTATGTTCAG GGTGTACTTTGCAGATCACGAGAGGGTATCAGGAAGGGTATATGACAAGTCGCTTGAACAACATTGTCGTCCTAAG GAGCGGTCTTGA